Proteins from a single region of Carassius carassius chromosome 25, fCarCar2.1, whole genome shotgun sequence:
- the LOC132104140 gene encoding oxidoreductase NAD-binding domain-containing protein 1, whose protein sequence is MSGPCFVRTAARSFAGGSGLFRQTGCFSSKDKVTRKMSSRRQADHLERTASVHREMELFSARVCDIRNESDSVNRLRLEVSHPDFSFRAGQWVDFFIPGVDTVGGFSICSSPGLLQREGVIELAVKNTRHPPAHWIHTKCSVDSQVAVRVGGNFYFDPQPSDPVVDLLLIAGGVGINPLYSILLHAADLLRHTHAHRCSPGHTHLCYSARNTEELLFKNTIIDICHERPDKFSCDFHVTQQSSDTEQELQPYTINGRISEEELKRHVDPEHTLCYLCGPPPMIEKVNSDLQKVGLSEDRILFEKWW, encoded by the exons ATGAGTGGCCCGTGTTTTGTGAGAACGGCAGCCAGAAGTTTCGCCGGTGGATCAGGCCTCTTCAGACAGACTGGTTGCTTTTCAAGTAAAGACAAAGTCACACG AAAAATGTCATCCAGGAGACAAGCTGACCATCTAGAAAGAACTGCTAGCGTTCATAGAGAAATG GAACTTTTCTCTGCTCGTGTTTGTGACATTAGGAATGAATCTGATTCAGTAAACAGACTGAGACTGGAGGTATCACATCCTGACTTCAGCTTTCGTGCTGGACAGTG GGTGGATTTCTTCATCCCAGGTGTGGATACAGTGGGTGGCTTCTCCATTTGCTCGAGTCCTGgcctgctgcagagagagggagtGATTGAATTGGCTGTTAAAAACACACGCCATCCTCCAGCTCACTGGATTCACACTAAA TGCTCTGTGGACTCGCAGGTAGCTGTGAGGGTGGGAGGTAACTTCTACTTTGACCCTCAACCTTCTGACCCCGTGGTGGACCTGTTGCTGATAGCCGGTGGTGTTGGAATCAACCCTCTGTACTCCATCCTGCTGCATGCAGCTGATCTGCTTAGACACACTCATGCTCACAGGTGCTCTCCAGGGCACACACACTTGTGCTACAGTGCAAGGAACACAGAAGAGCTGCTCTTCAAG AACACCATTATTGATATTTGTCATGAGCGACCAGATAAATTCTCCTGCGATTTCCATGTTACCCAACAGAGCTCTGACACAGAGCAGGAACTTCAGCCTTACACCATAA ATGGAAGGATATCAGAAGAGGAACTTAAGCGCCATGTAGATCCTGAGCACACATTGTGTTATCTTTGTGGCCCTCCTCCTATGATAGAGAAAGTTAATTCAGACCTGCAGAAAGTCGGCCTATCGGAGGACAGAATCCTTTTTGAGAAATGGTGGTAG